Proteins encoded by one window of Nesterenkonia lacusekhoensis:
- a CDS encoding DUF6504 family protein: MLTTQTPAAVRVACADDGSPRRLIWGGRRLTVIRKPIPWIGRRSWWELTRRAERGTTAAIFERDMWHVEARDVDTGEVLTLDLAVEEHGWEVADEHL; encoded by the coding sequence ATGCTCACCACCCAGACCCCTGCAGCAGTCCGTGTCGCCTGCGCCGACGACGGCAGCCCACGCCGGCTCATCTGGGGCGGCCGGCGCCTGACTGTGATCCGGAAGCCGATCCCGTGGATCGGCCGCCGCTCATGGTGGGAACTGACCCGCCGTGCCGAGCGTGGCACGACGGCGGCGATCTTCGAGCGGGACATGTGGCACGTCGAAGCCAGAGACGTCGACACCGGCGAGGTGCTGACCCTGGACCTGGCCGTGGAGGAGCACGGCTGGGAAGTCGCCGATGAGCACCTATGA
- a CDS encoding DUF6941 family protein: MDSTELQPDLDYAFLAEYARAEGNSLTAIGASFTQIDVPQVPAQFMLYVAGRIRAKEAGDPFPLSLRVGPDDASDRIQLETSLDPKSAVHPYRGRVGIIFAVGIPLGIDVAGLHRVDIVLGEEQARTLYFSVNDLASDGLAAAR; this comes from the coding sequence ATGGATTCCACCGAACTTCAACCGGACCTCGACTACGCATTCCTCGCAGAGTATGCCCGCGCTGAGGGAAATAGTCTGACCGCCATCGGGGCCAGTTTTACTCAAATTGACGTCCCGCAAGTTCCAGCGCAGTTCATGCTGTATGTCGCGGGCAGAATCCGGGCGAAAGAAGCCGGCGACCCATTCCCCCTCAGCTTGCGAGTCGGCCCAGATGACGCCAGCGACAGGATTCAGCTTGAGACGTCCCTCGACCCCAAAAGTGCCGTGCACCCCTACCGGGGTCGAGTTGGCATCATATTCGCAGTAGGCATTCCTTTGGGCATCGACGTGGCGGGATTACACAGGGTCGACATCGTCCTCGGGGAGGAGCAGGCCCGGACTCTCTACTTCTCAGTGAACGATCTCGCATCCGACGGCCTCGCGGCGGCACGATGA
- a CDS encoding DUF2283 domain-containing protein, giving the protein MHPEDTTYFDANFGVGYAKVSGGEVARTLEYSESIVLDMDSSDRLVGIEVLGRVPSLPVQEMAQKFSWGPSTVARAAEAARRLRSLMDASSSVSGDGVINQVNGWSNPGLVTT; this is encoded by the coding sequence ATGCACCCAGAAGACACCACTTACTTTGACGCTAACTTTGGAGTTGGCTATGCCAAGGTCTCGGGCGGCGAGGTTGCTCGTACTCTTGAGTACTCAGAAAGTATCGTTCTTGACATGGACTCTTCCGACCGACTCGTCGGCATCGAGGTTCTCGGTCGAGTTCCTTCCCTCCCCGTCCAAGAGATGGCCCAGAAGTTCAGCTGGGGACCATCGACTGTAGCGCGTGCAGCAGAAGCTGCTAGACGGCTTCGCAGCCTAATGGACGCAAGTTCGTCCGTATCTGGCGACGGAGTCATTAATCAAGTCAATGGTTGGTCCAACCCGGGTCTCGTAACCACCTAG
- a CDS encoding helix-turn-helix domain-containing protein, whose product MRRFYTIPEVAEAFATSEAQIRSLLKSGELEGIQIGGRGQWRIEDTKVDEYIQRMYAEQRDHQETF is encoded by the coding sequence ATGCGCCGCTTCTACACGATCCCCGAAGTCGCCGAGGCCTTCGCCACCTCAGAGGCCCAGATCCGCAGCCTGCTGAAGTCTGGCGAGCTCGAGGGCATCCAGATCGGAGGCCGCGGTCAGTGGCGCATCGAAGACACCAAGGTTGATGAGTACATCCAGCGGATGTACGCGGAGCAGCGGGATCACCAGGAAACCTTCTAG
- a CDS encoding DUF4190 domain-containing protein, whose translation MTEPTYPAPGYQPYGGYAPAPEPPKKGIGITAMVLGIVALVFAFIPVIGLLSLALGPVAVVLGVIALVKRRGRGQGIAGVITGAFGFIVSLAGVVLFGAFMSAMDEEEEREDVEEQVEEAAEEAGEDDAEVEEIEEEVAQEAEEPAEEPTGEWVEVASLSGTGDQRGEVFEVEGDARITYEFNESGGMAEGFGLGAIYVVSEGETLAEDGGIPEQMISGSESGETMFYQTGSFYLDVSAANYDSWTVTVEQQE comes from the coding sequence GTGACCGAACCTACCTATCCCGCACCGGGATACCAGCCGTACGGAGGGTACGCACCCGCACCCGAGCCGCCGAAGAAGGGAATCGGCATCACCGCAATGGTGCTCGGCATCGTTGCATTGGTATTTGCATTTATTCCGGTCATCGGACTCCTGAGTCTTGCGCTTGGCCCCGTTGCCGTAGTCCTTGGCGTCATCGCGCTTGTCAAGCGTAGGGGCCGCGGGCAGGGCATCGCTGGCGTCATCACTGGCGCGTTCGGATTCATCGTCTCTCTCGCAGGTGTCGTCCTGTTCGGAGCCTTCATGTCCGCCATGGATGAGGAAGAGGAGCGCGAGGATGTTGAAGAGCAGGTCGAGGAGGCGGCCGAAGAGGCCGGTGAAGACGACGCCGAGGTAGAGGAAATCGAAGAGGAGGTGGCTCAGGAGGCAGAGGAACCTGCTGAGGAACCTACCGGTGAGTGGGTCGAGGTTGCTTCTCTCTCGGGGACGGGCGACCAGCGCGGGGAGGTCTTCGAGGTTGAGGGCGATGCGCGGATCACCTATGAGTTCAACGAGTCTGGCGGTATGGCAGAAGGCTTTGGGCTCGGCGCTATCTACGTGGTGAGCGAAGGTGAAACCCTCGCAGAGGATGGCGGGATCCCTGAGCAGATGATCAGCGGGTCTGAGTCTGGCGAGACGATGTTCTACCAGACCGGTAGTTTCTACCTGGATGTGTCTGCAGCGAACTACGACTCTTGGACTGTGACTGTCGAGCAGCAAGAGTAG
- a CDS encoding peptidoglycan recognition protein family protein → MSTIISRASWGARFQDGYGNRPVGRLAVYGHHSVTGHSGANATFAQDCAAVRTVEAVGQATYGVGMSYTFLIPPSGRIFQGVSIGRVSAHTLNRNTGGAAICFIGNYERESLTAAQVAATAWLLDYGRKQGWWTTDRFTALHRDVFATACSGKNSVGPLRAVRADSGAAPATTKPKNNLTGFLRATRDTELRSGPLSTHKKVRDVKEGELLIGSGQDSQWWTGVGDLWVPKSAVRKVKNGGSNDVLHHGQWPDRDLPLTNDRSREFFLAWEDLLRRTGDWNDRDGSVHAAIKRWLRGAWNPAAKSGKGYGVGWGKKRTGKYGRGLKRALRDRGFFSGDVSNGAWTDELTRAEKAFLNDQRRHLKPQPPSAHAKTRGYDGKVY, encoded by the coding sequence ATGAGCACGATCATCTCCCGAGCCTCCTGGGGCGCTCGATTCCAGGACGGCTACGGTAATCGCCCGGTCGGAAGGCTGGCCGTGTATGGTCATCACAGTGTGACAGGGCATAGTGGTGCGAATGCCACCTTCGCCCAGGACTGTGCCGCCGTCCGCACCGTCGAGGCCGTCGGCCAGGCCACCTACGGCGTGGGTATGTCCTACACCTTCCTGATCCCGCCGTCTGGCCGCATCTTCCAGGGTGTGAGCATCGGCCGTGTCTCCGCCCACACGCTGAACCGCAACACCGGCGGCGCGGCGATCTGCTTCATCGGCAACTACGAGCGCGAATCCCTGACTGCCGCACAGGTCGCGGCCACTGCTTGGCTCCTGGACTATGGGCGCAAGCAGGGCTGGTGGACCACCGACCGCTTCACCGCGCTGCACCGCGATGTCTTCGCCACGGCCTGTTCCGGCAAGAACTCGGTCGGCCCGCTCCGCGCTGTCCGGGCCGACAGCGGCGCAGCCCCGGCCACCACCAAGCCGAAGAACAACCTGACCGGTTTCCTCCGCGCCACCCGCGACACCGAGCTTCGTAGCGGCCCTCTGTCCACGCACAAGAAGGTCCGGGACGTGAAGGAGGGCGAGCTGCTGATCGGCTCCGGCCAGGACTCGCAGTGGTGGACCGGCGTGGGCGACCTGTGGGTGCCCAAGTCTGCGGTGCGGAAGGTCAAGAACGGCGGGTCGAATGACGTCCTGCATCATGGCCAGTGGCCCGACCGGGACCTCCCGCTGACCAACGACCGCTCCCGCGAGTTCTTCCTGGCCTGGGAAGACCTGCTACGACGCACCGGTGATTGGAACGACCGGGATGGCAGCGTGCACGCCGCGATCAAGCGCTGGCTACGTGGTGCGTGGAACCCTGCCGCGAAGTCCGGCAAGGGCTACGGCGTCGGCTGGGGAAAGAAGCGGACCGGGAAGTACGGGCGTGGCCTGAAGCGCGCCCTCCGGGACCGAGGCTTCTTCTCCGGCGACGTGTCCAACGGCGCGTGGACCGATGAGCTCACCCGCGCTGAGAAAGCATTCCTCAATGACCAGCGACGGCACCTGAAGCCCCAGCCGCCCAGCGCACACGCTAAGACACGTGGATACGACGGAAAGGTCTACTGA
- a CDS encoding tape measure protein — protein MARDVRVRLSAEIQAYLSAMQQAEQAATRVADAADRLGDISISADTSVASDLDQAASSADSAASSMENASGSAESMAGGMDSASAAAQDASAGIESAGASAETASAGLSSVGAQSQAATADMLAASAGAQQFEGTLATVGAQSQTAAGAMQDASAAMQAHGSIAQQASAGIDGLSSSFASGMSYSTGFSGALTSLGQGFANAQQHGAELLGTAEANASAFHQMGGAMAIAGGGLSALMGNVIQTGIEYNTLQQVAGRALETMAGSAEAAAAQMEQLHAFADESPFARDTWITAQQQLMAFGMEAERVVPTLEGVQNAVAAIGGGDAEIMQLVDILGQVEGQGRITGRELQRLGQMGINAADLIGDAMGVSGNQIREQITAGALDAETAIDALTTGMMNQFDGAAEGLRDTMEGSLDRIRARIRDIGSIIATPLVSPDGGGFLVEAINQAADFGSALLELPDPLLQVAGLGAAAAGGITVFGGALVAALPHLRTMASNAGTAWTALANFATGGAGIAGGLRRIGIAAGIAAVALGGMAVVNHLEENLREGAISSGELENGLRRAADAGKVMNDQFAHLDGSDHLLGTLVRSREGVDDMVGAFDELSGATLEVGDRTGFVQDKLYGLTSDIPLVGDAVRFFASDMADAEDAIAQTDDALANMAASGSIDTAVEAMSNYADELHAAGYSSDEIVNKFPELESALYDYAGSLGVSVDETEMLRWMLQGIVPDAVGAAEASNDLADGMESVAGITSEVEGGLSTTGALMGELAEQADIAASALGEIVDAYTRLGIIQLDASEALMSYNEALWDLDDAIEDNGNTMDRSTQAGIDNHRAFRALGEESWALAEANLAAGDSAESVADGLQSTYDHLVTTAEQMGYSEEQAHDYAAAFMQIPEEHRTDVEAYFEDFASDGVDALNIKLENIPEMKQVRIDVDGSGATETVELTQAQIDEIQDKTVGVYATDEGTVLEVQGAIDGVTDGDAMVLVDDEGTVQEVQAEILGVSNGQATVAVDDGNTVNIVQWDIDNIRDGSATVTASANTYGAETDLNHTARNRTTTITATFGGLVNQGGFGSGAGSPFINRAHGGRAGVGTGLAAYASGGRLPSTGLGTDQILGLNRAGQPTAWVDDREWIINRRSSDKYDGLLQAVNQDDPYGIRRYAAQLSGYAAGGRNGYQGQVREFAQPSAPRPAVDTRALAAAMQGQGGTHNQVTIHAINNPRGVPTEQSVKDALEYPAALGGGSFG, from the coding sequence ATGGCCCGTGACGTGAGAGTCAGGCTGTCCGCAGAGATCCAGGCGTACCTGTCTGCCATGCAGCAGGCCGAGCAGGCCGCTACCCGTGTCGCTGACGCGGCGGACCGACTCGGGGACATCAGCATATCGGCGGACACCAGCGTCGCCTCCGACCTGGACCAGGCCGCCTCCAGTGCGGACAGTGCCGCCTCCTCCATGGAGAACGCATCCGGGTCCGCGGAGAGCATGGCCGGCGGTATGGACTCTGCGTCTGCTGCCGCCCAGGATGCCTCTGCCGGCATCGAGTCTGCCGGGGCATCAGCCGAGACTGCCTCGGCTGGTCTGTCCAGCGTGGGGGCACAGTCTCAGGCTGCGACTGCGGACATGCTGGCCGCATCGGCCGGAGCCCAGCAGTTCGAGGGAACGCTGGCCACGGTGGGCGCCCAGTCGCAGACCGCGGCAGGGGCCATGCAAGATGCCTCCGCTGCCATGCAGGCTCACGGGTCCATCGCTCAGCAGGCATCCGCCGGAATCGACGGACTGTCCTCCTCCTTCGCCTCCGGGATGTCTTACTCCACCGGATTCTCTGGTGCGCTGACTAGCCTTGGGCAGGGGTTCGCCAACGCCCAGCAGCACGGTGCCGAGCTGCTAGGGACAGCTGAGGCCAATGCATCAGCATTCCACCAGATGGGTGGGGCCATGGCTATCGCGGGCGGTGGACTGTCCGCGCTGATGGGGAACGTCATCCAGACGGGCATCGAGTACAACACGCTGCAGCAGGTAGCAGGTCGTGCGCTCGAGACCATGGCAGGCTCCGCAGAGGCCGCCGCCGCCCAGATGGAGCAGCTGCACGCGTTCGCTGACGAGTCCCCGTTCGCCCGTGACACCTGGATCACCGCCCAGCAGCAGCTCATGGCCTTCGGCATGGAAGCCGAGCGTGTCGTCCCCACGCTTGAGGGTGTCCAGAACGCTGTGGCCGCCATCGGTGGCGGTGACGCCGAGATCATGCAGCTGGTGGACATCCTCGGCCAGGTCGAGGGCCAGGGCCGTATCACTGGCCGGGAGCTCCAGCGTCTGGGGCAGATGGGCATCAACGCCGCCGACCTGATCGGTGACGCCATGGGCGTCTCCGGCAACCAGATCCGAGAGCAGATCACCGCCGGCGCCCTGGATGCTGAGACCGCGATTGATGCTCTCACCACGGGCATGATGAACCAGTTCGATGGTGCTGCAGAGGGTCTGCGCGACACCATGGAAGGCTCCCTGGACCGCATCCGGGCCCGTATCCGTGACATCGGATCCATCATCGCCACACCCTTGGTGTCCCCGGACGGTGGAGGATTCCTGGTCGAAGCTATCAACCAGGCCGCGGACTTCGGGTCCGCTCTGCTGGAACTGCCGGACCCGCTACTGCAGGTCGCAGGCCTGGGCGCAGCGGCAGCAGGAGGCATCACAGTGTTCGGCGGCGCCCTCGTGGCCGCGCTCCCGCATCTGCGCACCATGGCCTCCAACGCTGGCACGGCTTGGACTGCCCTGGCCAACTTCGCCACTGGCGGCGCAGGCATCGCTGGAGGGCTGCGTCGTATCGGCATCGCCGCCGGTATCGCGGCCGTAGCCCTGGGCGGCATGGCCGTGGTCAACCACCTGGAGGAAAACCTGCGCGAAGGAGCGATCAGCTCCGGGGAGCTAGAGAACGGACTCCGCCGCGCTGCCGACGCCGGGAAAGTCATGAACGACCAGTTCGCCCACCTGGACGGTAGCGACCACCTGCTGGGCACACTGGTGCGTTCACGTGAAGGCGTGGACGACATGGTGGGCGCGTTCGATGAGCTCAGTGGCGCAACGCTTGAAGTGGGAGACCGCACAGGGTTCGTTCAGGACAAGCTCTATGGCCTCACCAGCGACATTCCGCTCGTCGGTGACGCGGTTCGTTTCTTCGCCTCTGACATGGCAGATGCTGAGGATGCCATCGCCCAGACAGATGACGCGCTGGCGAACATGGCCGCCAGCGGCAGCATAGACACTGCCGTCGAAGCCATGAGCAACTACGCGGACGAGCTGCACGCCGCCGGATACTCCAGCGATGAGATCGTCAACAAGTTCCCGGAGCTGGAATCAGCCCTCTACGACTACGCCGGTAGCCTCGGTGTCTCTGTCGACGAGACCGAGATGCTTCGGTGGATGCTCCAAGGAATCGTCCCCGATGCTGTCGGCGCGGCCGAGGCATCGAACGATCTGGCCGATGGGATGGAGAGCGTCGCAGGGATCACTTCAGAGGTTGAAGGCGGCCTCTCCACCACTGGGGCGCTCATGGGCGAACTGGCCGAACAAGCAGACATCGCAGCGTCCGCACTCGGAGAGATCGTGGACGCCTATACCCGCCTGGGTATCATCCAGCTGGACGCCAGTGAGGCTCTGATGAGCTACAACGAGGCTCTTTGGGACCTCGATGACGCCATCGAGGATAACGGCAACACCATGGACCGCTCCACCCAGGCGGGCATCGATAACCACCGGGCCTTCCGTGCCCTCGGGGAAGAGTCGTGGGCACTCGCAGAGGCCAACCTGGCTGCCGGAGACTCTGCTGAGTCTGTGGCTGATGGCCTCCAGTCCACCTATGATCACCTGGTCACGACGGCTGAGCAGATGGGATACTCCGAAGAGCAGGCACACGATTACGCGGCCGCGTTCATGCAGATCCCGGAAGAGCACCGAACTGACGTGGAGGCGTACTTCGAGGACTTCGCCTCGGACGGGGTGGACGCCCTGAACATCAAGCTGGAGAACATTCCAGAGATGAAGCAGGTGAGAATCGATGTGGATGGTTCCGGCGCCACTGAGACTGTGGAGCTGACACAGGCGCAGATTGATGAGATCCAGGATAAGACTGTCGGCGTCTATGCCACCGACGAGGGGACCGTCCTGGAGGTGCAGGGCGCTATCGATGGTGTCACTGATGGCGACGCCATGGTGCTCGTTGACGATGAGGGAACCGTGCAGGAGGTCCAGGCCGAGATCCTCGGTGTCTCGAACGGGCAGGCTACGGTCGCAGTGGACGACGGTAACACCGTCAACATCGTGCAGTGGGACATCGACAACATCCGGGACGGGTCCGCCACGGTTACTGCTAGCGCGAACACCTACGGAGCAGAGACTGACCTGAACCACACCGCCCGGAACCGTACGACGACGATCACCGCGACCTTCGGCGGTCTCGTCAATCAGGGCGGTTTCGGCTCGGGGGCCGGGAGTCCCTTCATCAACCGGGCCCATGGCGGCCGGGCCGGTGTCGGCACTGGCCTGGCGGCGTACGCCTCCGGTGGCCGGCTGCCGTCCACGGGCCTGGGCACTGACCAGATCCTGGGGCTGAACCGGGCTGGCCAGCCGACAGCGTGGGTGGATGACCGTGAGTGGATCATCAACCGGCGCAGCAGCGACAAGTACGACGGGCTGCTGCAGGCGGTCAACCAGGACGACCCTTACGGCATCCGGCGGTACGCCGCCCAGCTGTCCGGGTACGCCGCCGGTGGCCGCAACGGCTACCAGGGGCAGGTGCGCGAGTTCGCCCAGCCGTCGGCGCCGCGTCCCGCAGTGGACACCCGCGCCCTCGCCGCCGCCATGCAAGGCCAGGGCGGCACCCACAACCAAGTCACCATTCACGCGATCAACAACCCCCGTGGGGTGCCCACAGAGCAGTCCGTGAAGGACGCACTGGAGTACCCGGCCGCACTGGGTGGAGGGAGCTTCGGATGA
- a CDS encoding HK97-gp10 family putative phage morphogenesis protein produces the protein MAGAELRALASDLNTAQRTVRTRASQVVRSSGLAIQNHARANAPVDTGALRASMHMREGSGGMSVEVAPAVSYAHFLEHGTVYIEPMMFMQSALEAVAPSFEQAMAQVGRNVL, from the coding sequence ATGGCCGGAGCAGAACTCAGAGCACTGGCCAGCGACCTCAACACCGCCCAGCGCACTGTCCGCACCAGAGCCTCACAGGTAGTCCGCTCCTCCGGGCTCGCGATCCAGAACCACGCCAGAGCAAACGCGCCGGTAGACACCGGGGCACTGCGGGCCAGCATGCACATGCGCGAAGGCAGCGGCGGCATGAGCGTCGAGGTCGCTCCTGCGGTGAGCTACGCACACTTTTTGGAGCATGGAACCGTGTACATCGAGCCGATGATGTTCATGCAAAGCGCCCTAGAGGCTGTGGCTCCGTCGTTCGAACAGGCCATGGCGCAGGTAGGGAGGAACGTCCTATGA
- a CDS encoding DUF6093 family protein, with amino-acid sequence MPLPNTRMIPDGWSQHHQPSVETAMRSRVQILRPQADIPAPDPWGDQPDPVDPVLVDYVPARIRALSDQQAVAASGQVFDTQAYLVQIPARLVPDLRTGKDSNAHRLQVTGNREATGLEGQVMQILSAPHETEAFNRDLYVQVHTTQQG; translated from the coding sequence ATGCCACTGCCGAATACCCGCATGATCCCGGACGGGTGGTCACAGCATCACCAGCCTTCAGTGGAGACCGCCATGCGCTCCCGGGTGCAGATCCTGCGACCCCAGGCGGACATCCCCGCCCCAGACCCGTGGGGAGACCAGCCGGACCCCGTGGACCCGGTGCTCGTGGACTACGTGCCGGCACGTATCCGGGCGCTGTCTGATCAGCAGGCTGTGGCCGCCAGCGGTCAGGTGTTCGATACGCAGGCGTATCTGGTGCAGATTCCTGCCCGGCTCGTTCCGGACCTGCGGACCGGTAAGGACAGCAACGCCCACCGGCTGCAGGTCACCGGCAACCGCGAGGCCACCGGCCTGGAGGGCCAGGTCATGCAGATCCTGTCCGCACCCCACGAGACCGAGGCTTTCAATCGGGACCTGTACGTGCAGGTGCACACCACCCAGCAGGGCTAG
- a CDS encoding DUF2190 family protein encodes MALNIRYPKALDSITLPVGAGVRSGDPVVVGNIAGLAVTDPHGVEYDRDGNVIEASIPGDPRATVKLIGSADFTVTGAASPGDVVYLGGSGLTMTAGDQPYGIALGEKGSGGGTLEVAPFGYLQPISGGDTGGAA; translated from the coding sequence ATGGCACTGAACATCCGCTACCCGAAGGCACTTGATTCCATCACCCTGCCCGTGGGCGCCGGCGTGCGCTCCGGTGACCCGGTGGTGGTCGGCAACATCGCCGGCCTGGCAGTTACTGACCCGCACGGCGTCGAGTACGACCGCGACGGCAACGTCATCGAGGCATCCATCCCGGGCGATCCCCGCGCCACGGTGAAGCTCATCGGCTCGGCAGACTTCACTGTCACCGGCGCAGCGTCCCCCGGCGACGTGGTGTACCTGGGTGGCTCCGGCCTGACTATGACCGCCGGTGACCAGCCCTACGGCATCGCCCTGGGGGAGAAGGGATCCGGCGGCGGCACGCTCGAGGTTGCCCCGTTCGGCTACCTGCAGCCCATCTCCGGTGGCGACACCGGCGGCGCGGCCTGA